One Gossypium hirsutum isolate 1008001.06 chromosome A11, Gossypium_hirsutum_v2.1, whole genome shotgun sequence genomic window carries:
- the LOC107923203 gene encoding probable glycosyltransferase At5g03795 isoform X2: protein MMISPHNDKAQHRHTSSFWSSPSLNLSLILVIPSVVLLVLVSTLVPYPSTFSPLSSPWKWRYGGHWYSSIFNGSSTDSPFMEAETDKLDPNMSFSDALLDKDIDNVTSTTRVVKRSSKLKMVEAYMARARSFIKEAARVRNLTSIHHDPDYVPHGPIYRNANAFHRSYLEMEKLFKIYVYQEGEPPMFHNGPCKSIYSSEGRFIHEVEKGKLYTTQDPDEALVYFLPFSVAMLVRYLYESESLKTDAIGRIVIDYIHVISGKYPYWNRSVGADHFVLSCHDWSIRVLCNANTSEGFNPAKDASFPEINLLKGEADIGGLPPSRRSILAFFAGHLHGYIRYLLLNEWKDKNDPDVQVYDQLPKGVSYMSKLKNSRFCLCPSGYEVASPRIVEAIYAECVPVLISDGYVAPFSDVLNWKSFSVQIAVKDIPNIKEILMGISQRQYLRMQRRVKQVQRHFVVNPTPKRYDVFHMINHSIWLRRLNVHIQDFGVP, encoded by the exons ATGATGATAAGTCCTCATAATGACAAGGCTCAGCATAGACATACTTCATCTTTCTGGTCGTCTCCTTCATTGAATTTGAGTTTAATCCTTGTTATACCGTCGGTCGTGCTCTTAGTTCTTGTCTCTACATTGGTTCCTTACCCTTCCACTTTTTCTCCGTTGTCTTCGCCATGGAAATGGAGATATGGCGGCCACTGGTATTCTTCCATCTTCAATGGGTCCTCCACGGATTCTCCTTTCATGGAAGCTGAAACCGATAAACTTGACCCCAACATGTCTTTTTCAGATGCACTTCTTGACAAAGACATTGACAATGTTACATCCACGACAAGAGTTGTAAAGCGAAGCAGCAAGTTGAAGATGGTCGAAGCATATATGGCAAGAGCTCGATCCTTCATTAAAGAGGCTGCTCGAGTTCGGAACTTGACATCGATTCATCATGATCCGGATTATGTTCCTCATGGACCAATATACAGAAATGCGAATGCTTTCCATAG GAGTTACTTAGAAATGGAGAAGCTGTTCAAGATTTATGTGTACCAGGAAGGAGAGCCACCAATGTTCCATAATGGTCCATGTAAGAGCATATATTCTTCGGAAGGAAGGTTCATTCATGAAGTGGAAAAGGGAAAACTTTATACAACTCAAGATCCTGATGAGGCTTTGGTTTATTTCCTTCCATTCAGTGTTGCCATGCTGGTTCGTTATCTCTACGAGTCTGAATCCCTTAAAACGGATGCTATCGGACGGATTGTCATCGACTACATCCATGTCATTTCCGGTAAATATCCTTACTGGAACCGTAGCGTTGGTGCTGACCATTTCGTGCTCTCCTGCCATGATTGG TCCATTAGAGTTTTATGTAATGCAAACACTTCAGAAGGGTTTAATCCAGCTAAAGATGCCTCATTTCCAGAAATCAATCTCTTAAAGGGTGAAGCGGATATCGGCGGTCTTCCACCCTCTCGTCGGTCCATTCTTGCCTTTTTCGCAGGTCATCTCCACGGCTACATCCGGTACCTCCTCCTGAATGAGTGGAAAGATAAAAACGACCCGGACGTCCAAGTGTACGACCAACTTCCCAAGGGAGTTTCGTACATGTCGAAGCTGAAGAACAGCAGGTTTTGCCTATGTCCTAGCGGATACGAAGTGGCGAGCCCGAGAATTGTGGAGGCCATTTATGCAGAGTGTGTTCCGGTGTTGATTTCAGACGGCTATGTGGCGCCTTTCAGTGATGTCCTAAACTGGAAGTCCTTCTCAGTTCAGATTGCCGTCAAGGACATCCCCAACATAAAAGAGATATTGATGGGCATTTCTCAGAGACAATATCTGAGAATGCAAAGGAGAGTGAAGCAAGTTCAAAGGCATTTTGTGGTGAACCCAACGCCTAAGAGATATGATGTTTTCCATATGATTAATCACTCTATTTGGCTTAGAAGATTAAACGTTCACATTCAGGATTTTGGTGTTCCTTGA
- the LOC107923203 gene encoding probable glycosyltransferase At3g07620 isoform X1 — MMISPHNDKAQHRHTSSFWSSPSLNLSLILVIPSVVLLVLVSTLVPYPSTFSPLSSPWKWRYGGHWYSSIFNGSSTDSPFMEAETDKLDPNMSFSDALLDKDIDNVTSTTRVVKRSSKLKMVEAYMARARSFIKEAARVRNLTSIHHDPDYVPHGPIYRNANAFHRSYLEMEKLFKIYVYQEGEPPMFHNGPCKSIYSSEGRFIHEVEKGKLYTTQDPDEALVYFLPFSVAMLVRYLYESESLKTDAIGRIVIDYIHVISGKYPYWNRSVGADHFVLSCHDWGPLASSYVPHLFNKSIRVLCNANTSEGFNPAKDASFPEINLLKGEADIGGLPPSRRSILAFFAGHLHGYIRYLLLNEWKDKNDPDVQVYDQLPKGVSYMSKLKNSRFCLCPSGYEVASPRIVEAIYAECVPVLISDGYVAPFSDVLNWKSFSVQIAVKDIPNIKEILMGISQRQYLRMQRRVKQVQRHFVVNPTPKRYDVFHMINHSIWLRRLNVHIQDFGVP; from the exons ATGATGATAAGTCCTCATAATGACAAGGCTCAGCATAGACATACTTCATCTTTCTGGTCGTCTCCTTCATTGAATTTGAGTTTAATCCTTGTTATACCGTCGGTCGTGCTCTTAGTTCTTGTCTCTACATTGGTTCCTTACCCTTCCACTTTTTCTCCGTTGTCTTCGCCATGGAAATGGAGATATGGCGGCCACTGGTATTCTTCCATCTTCAATGGGTCCTCCACGGATTCTCCTTTCATGGAAGCTGAAACCGATAAACTTGACCCCAACATGTCTTTTTCAGATGCACTTCTTGACAAAGACATTGACAATGTTACATCCACGACAAGAGTTGTAAAGCGAAGCAGCAAGTTGAAGATGGTCGAAGCATATATGGCAAGAGCTCGATCCTTCATTAAAGAGGCTGCTCGAGTTCGGAACTTGACATCGATTCATCATGATCCGGATTATGTTCCTCATGGACCAATATACAGAAATGCGAATGCTTTCCATAG GAGTTACTTAGAAATGGAGAAGCTGTTCAAGATTTATGTGTACCAGGAAGGAGAGCCACCAATGTTCCATAATGGTCCATGTAAGAGCATATATTCTTCGGAAGGAAGGTTCATTCATGAAGTGGAAAAGGGAAAACTTTATACAACTCAAGATCCTGATGAGGCTTTGGTTTATTTCCTTCCATTCAGTGTTGCCATGCTGGTTCGTTATCTCTACGAGTCTGAATCCCTTAAAACGGATGCTATCGGACGGATTGTCATCGACTACATCCATGTCATTTCCGGTAAATATCCTTACTGGAACCGTAGCGTTGGTGCTGACCATTTCGTGCTCTCCTGCCATGATTGG GGGCCGCTTGCATCCTCCTATGTGCCTCATTTGTTCAACAAGTCCATTAGAGTTTTATGTAATGCAAACACTTCAGAAGGGTTTAATCCAGCTAAAGATGCCTCATTTCCAGAAATCAATCTCTTAAAGGGTGAAGCGGATATCGGCGGTCTTCCACCCTCTCGTCGGTCCATTCTTGCCTTTTTCGCAGGTCATCTCCACGGCTACATCCGGTACCTCCTCCTGAATGAGTGGAAAGATAAAAACGACCCGGACGTCCAAGTGTACGACCAACTTCCCAAGGGAGTTTCGTACATGTCGAAGCTGAAGAACAGCAGGTTTTGCCTATGTCCTAGCGGATACGAAGTGGCGAGCCCGAGAATTGTGGAGGCCATTTATGCAGAGTGTGTTCCGGTGTTGATTTCAGACGGCTATGTGGCGCCTTTCAGTGATGTCCTAAACTGGAAGTCCTTCTCAGTTCAGATTGCCGTCAAGGACATCCCCAACATAAAAGAGATATTGATGGGCATTTCTCAGAGACAATATCTGAGAATGCAAAGGAGAGTGAAGCAAGTTCAAAGGCATTTTGTGGTGAACCCAACGCCTAAGAGATATGATGTTTTCCATATGATTAATCACTCTATTTGGCTTAGAAGATTAAACGTTCACATTCAGGATTTTGGTGTTCCTTGA